TGCAGTGACGCTGATGTTGTTTCTGCCATGGACGATGCAATCAATGATGGAGTCGATATCCTATCTCTTTCCCTTGCCCTTGACCCTCCCCAGCCAATTTACTTTACAAATGCAATTTCTGTTGGAGCTTTCCATGCATTCAAGAAAGGAATAGTTGTGTCGTGTTCAGCAGGGAACTCATTTTCCCCAAAGACTGCAGCTAATGTTGCTCCTTGGATACTCACTGTTGCTGCTAGTTCTCTGGACCGGGAATTTGGCTCAAACATTTATCTTGGAAATTCACAAGTTTTGAAGGTGATTTTTACTAATGCCATCATGATTTTTATCTCGGTTCCCtgtggtaaaaaaaacaaaagatgaggGCCAagaaatatatgtattaatgaGGACTTTCTAAAAATTGATGTGCTTTCAGGGTTTTTCGTTGAACTGAAAATGGAAACCCCATACGGTTTGATAGCTGGAGGTGATGCAGCTGCACCGGGTGTTCCAGCAAAGACATACTGCTAGAGCTTCAAATCTTCATGAAAAgtcaaacttcaatattcatGGAAACATTATCTCAACTCCTATACATGTCAcgtatcatatattttttcttccgGTAGCTCAGATGTTGGTGAGCAAAAATAATCTGGCAGTGACTCTGTCGGATGCAACACCGAATCCTTCATTCGTTGATTACCTCAtgaactaatctccatgttctTTATAAAAGTcttctttatctaatttttaGACCAGTTTTTCCAACCAACCAGTTCCTAAGATGAATTCGGTTAGAAGCCCAAACAGCTTAAGCACAAATAGTAGTGTGTCAATGTaagtttcaaactcaaaaaaTTTCCCACCATGATATTCCATGTAATTAATACCTTCCGACTGGGTAGTGAAAGTAAAATAAAGCTTCACCAGATTGATACATCCCCAGATCCAAGATCTGTGACTTGAGCTTGTTCTTAAAGGATTGGTTTTTAATCTATTCTTTGTCTGTCAGCTTTTGCAAGGACAATTAATACTGTAGACCCTGCCAAGATTGTTGTGTGTACAATTGAGGTTCTCACCGATGTTCGAAGACAAAAGGCCGTAGCTGAACAACTAGGTGAAGGTGCCGGAATGAAATTGATCGATCCAATTGTCAAAGAAGTTGGCTTTCAGTTTGTAATACCAGGCACATTAATAGGTCAAGAAGAAGCACAACAGCTTCAGGCATATATGCAGACACAAAGGTGAGTTCTTTaacttgttgcctaaagaattcatgattgaaggaaagaaaaactgaAGTAAGGAAATGTCATTATCGAAATGAAAGCTCTTTAATCTAATAGAACTAAGCATACTTCTTTTACTATAGGAATCCAATTGCAAGAATTGCTCCACACAGAGAGTTTTGAACACAAAACCTGCACCAAAAGTGACCGTGTTTTCTTCCCAAGGACCAAATGTTATTACTCCGGGTATTATCAAGGTAATCTATACATCATGTGTGACTTTtaaagtatgattttttttaactatttatattCTAATAGCAGCCAGATATTACAGCACCTGGTTTGAATATATTGGCAGCATGGTCTTCAATATCAACTGTTGGCACGGGTGGGCGACGAGTCAACTACAACATAATCTCTGGAACCTCCATGTCTTGCCCACATGTTTCAGCGGCTGCAGCAATCTTAAAATCTTACAGACCTTCTTGGAGTCCAGCAGCTATAAAGTCTGCAATAATGACAACCGGTTAGATGTTGCAGCACTGAAAAGTTACCAGAAGAATTTCAATTCACTAACAAATATATTGCATATCTGACATCTATTACTTGAATTCATTGTTACAGCTATAGTCATGGATAACACTCGGAAACTGATTGGGAGATATCCAAGCTACACCTTTTGACTTCGGATCCGGACACATAAATCCACTAGCAGCATTGAACCCAGGACTAATTTACCGTTTTGATTCCAGTGACGTCATTGATTTTCTCTGCAGTATTGGTGCAAGACCTGCACAATTGAAAATCCTCACAGGACAGACAACTTATTGCCAAAATCCAACTAAACAATCATCTGACTTTAACAACCCCTCGATTGGTGTGTCCAACATGAAAGGAAGCATACCAGTTTATAGAACAGTTACTTATTATGGTACAGGACCGACTGCTTATGTTGTGAAGGCTGATGATCCAGCTGGTGTTCAAGTTACAGTTACACCTGCCCAGCTCAAGTTCACAAAGACAGGCGAAAATATGTCTTTCAGGATAGATTTTAAGCCTCTGAAGACTAGTGATGGAAATTTTGTGTTTGGAGCTCTGACATGGAGCAATGGTGTTCACAAGGTTAGGAGACCGATTGCTCTTCAAGTGCTTTCATTGTAGAGACAAGAGTTCTATGCTGATACTATCATATCTTTTGAGTTCACCAGGGCAGTGTATTTGAGAAATCCTATCACAGACGATGGGTTTTATCGGAACTTATAATCAGTTTAAAGAAAATTCATGTGTTAAATGATCATGAAATTCTCctctttgcatgcatttttcAGAAATCTCAGACTATATATCATTTCTATGAAACAAATTGTCCAACATCAAAGTACTATTCGTTTTAACAAACTGACTTCGATTTGTCAATCCGGTAATGCCTAAAGCTGCACTTCTTCTAATCTAAGAAGCTTAAAATGAATCTTCTAGGACGTATGATCAGTTTTACATATTTCAACCAGAGTTGCATCAAGCTGGTTCATGTGCAGTGACATTAAATGAGAAAACTTACTCCTAATCCTTGCTGGATAACTTGAGACCTGACGAGTTCCCAAAACACAGTCAATACTATAACTAGATGTTACCGGAGCTGGTCTGCAAAATCATGTAGCAATCAAAGCAACAACTCAGCTATCAATCAACTATATTATAATCCCGGCCATGCCAATTTCTCGCCGGCGAGACTTGGAAGTGGCGGAAATAATATTTGTTCATCGAAGAGTCAGTCAGCATAGTAAGGCCAACAATTTATGCTGCATTTTTATATTGTCCGACTGCTTAAAGTTGTAGAAACACCTACTTTACTGAAATCCGTAATAGGTGGAGAGAAGATGTCTGATCAGGGTAAGATTCTCCCTTTCAAGGGTATAGCACGTAGGGTAAGACTCCCTGCTTTTGCAAGGATAATACTCTAGACGCTGCCAAGATTAAAGGGAAGATTGTGGTCATGCGCAcggtcgcacgtgtgcggcgtcgcggcgatcgccCATCACCCTTATCATGTGTAGTATGTCTATCATAGCAAATATGGGAagacaaaaaattattgtctcttatcagtgaaaaaatggaatgggagtcgccacttaGTTTTTGGTTAAtaggaaccctaattggtctcaAAGATCAAGTACGGAGACTGATCGTGTAAagaaaaggtattagcaccccaaatacgcatTACCTAAAGTGAGctacattgttttattgtctgataaaaatttaaggtcttgtcatgttttttaattgttgatcTATCTATAGTTCAAGAAAAACTCTCATCAATaagaggttcttatcttatggaGTAAAATCTAACATTTCTAACGTCTATAAAAgaaatacctttttaatatcaagaatacattttacgtataaattcgtaatcctggacattaaaagaaaaaaaaattatttttttaatttttttgaaatattggcctagttctcatggcttttaataaattggttattaaagcaaaaaatgcatgataaaacatgtttttggattattatttttttgaaaaatacgatatgattttttttttggctttgagagacttggctgTATgcacgaaacaaaaaaaatcttttttttatgaaaactgagtattttaataccagatttgtatctttacgatataaaaataaagaccgaTATTTATCAAAATGGCTACGCaagaaaatcacagatttttcaaaatgatttttgaatatattttttctggGTTGGGCCCACTCATTTTGAGCTGGGCCGGACCCGgaccaaaaaaggaaaaattgggCCTATCagctacagggctggactcagcccagccgcgtgggctgggTTGATGTTCCAGCCCGACAGAACAAAagggctggttactgtgcacatCACAGTAACTTCCTAATTAAACTTCATTTGCGgcagaacgtgaattgctcacgttctgcatgcaaatgaaggTGAACAAATAAAGCGGCAGGGGAGGGGGAAAGTTACCTGGAGTGGAGGCGCTCTAAGAGCTGGGCTGGTGGCGGCTTGTAGCTAGGGTGGCGGTGGCTGGGAACCCCGGTGTTGCTGCTGCAGTGGCGGACGGTGGCTGCTGCAAGgggctgcttcttcttcttcctgctGCCTCTGCCCCTCTCCTGTGTTTTTTTTCGTTATCTTCTCGTTTTCTCCTCtgtctcttctcttctttctttttgtttctgctGTTTTCGTTCCTTTTCTCTTCCCCTTTCTCTCTCGAAAaatctctgtctctctctttcggtttctttccttttctttttcttccgcTGATCACCCCCTCCGTctgtctctgtttttgttttttcttccgtTTCTCACGGTGCAGGTGCTGTTATCGACGACTGGGAGGACGGTGGCAACTGGCGGGGGCTCTGGTGGTTGTGGCAGGaggccacggtggagagagaaacagagagaggAGCAGCTGCTGGGAACTCggaaaaagatgattttttcttaaatttggaCCCCCCTTCCTCCCTCTCTAGaacatgaagataaaatatatctatGGGAGGTGGAAGAGGGACATTTTGTCTCTTCTGGTGTAAAATATTAGCCCTTGGTTCGACCCGAAAGCATCCCAGCCATCGACTCAAAGTAGCAATGATGAACTGTCAGTTTTGTGCAGGGAAATGGCTGGTCGGGTTGGCCACTTTGGGGCCGTGTCACTGCCTATGCAGCCTTGATAAGCCCGAATGGCTTATACTATCGTGTAGTCAGGTATCACAGAATCGTTTGCGTGTATGTTTCATCCAATTTGGTGAAGAAGCGAGGCACCAAATGCCTTGGGAAGTTGGCCACCCAACCAGCCTAGCTGGAGAAGGAGATGAACAATATCTTTCGATTTGGTGCttcaatttgtgatttatttctATCTACACCCCTGATTggtttcaaacttttaattttgttcaattttacccACAAAGAACTTCAATTTAAACCCCAGATTTCGGCGCATTTACCCTTTTGGTCATTGGTttcggatttatgcaatttgacccttaattgatcaataaacttttaatttcttcaatttgacccttgaTTTGGATAATTTCAGTCCCTTTATTTACGTgtcttttccaatttggtccttggttttggatttcctcaatcaagtctctaattggccatcaaacttcaatatttatgcaattaagcccctgatttgaccaaatcaactctaaaaaattCTACTtcctaaaactttaatttcttccaattaaagctcaaattaacttaaaaaatcattttttcttgtaatcaaccctccataaattcaatgaaaccttcaataaaatttaattgaattcatGAACATCTAATTTTATACTCTTCTTTCTCAAATCAAATTTCTTTATCAATAGGGCTCTTACCGGTCAAtgatatattgtcaaatttcaatctttatatttttgaaccttctcaaccaatttatGACTATTTTCTGAGCGCTTTGACATCTTCTTTTCACTGCTATATTTTttcgatatatttttttgattgattttttttttgtatttatatatatatatatatatatatattgtattttgtattttttttatatagggaTCCAAAAATGACTTACAACAAGCACAACTGAGATTCTTACTGATATTCGAAGACAAAAGGCTGTAGGAGTAAAACTAGGTGGAAGTGTAGGAATGGTAGTGATTGAGCCAACTGTCAAGGATGATAGCTTTCAATTTGTAATTCAGGCTCAATAATCGGTGAAGAAGCAGCACAACAGCTTCAGGCATATACGCGCAGACACAAAAGTGATCAGTCTTTTAGgttgttgcctaaagaattcatgactgaaggaaagaaaaataaacaaaaagaaagccTCAAGGTGACATTACTGAAATGAAAACTACTAAACACTTCTCTGACTACAGGAAACCAATAGCAAGAATTGCTCCAACAGGCAAATGTTTTGAACCCAAAATCTGCACAAGAAGCCAAGGACCAAATGCTATTACTCGGACACTATCAAGTTAATCTATAAAACATGTGTGTAGTTCTTGAAGTTGATGACAGAACAaggtagaaaagaaagaaatgaaatgttTAAAGTGTGATTTGGTCTACCAATTCGAATTCTAATAGCAATCTGCAGCAAGATATTACAGCACCTTGTCTGAATATTTTGGCAGCTTGGTCCCCGGTATCAACTGCACTGGTGGGCGATCCATCAATTACAACATAATCTCTGGAACCTCGATGTCCTGCCCGCATCTTTCAGCAGTTGCAGCAATCTTGAAATCTTACAGAAAATATTGGATTCCTGCAGCAATAATGACAAACAGATCAGATGTTTCAACTAATTTCAACACTGAAAAGTCATCAGAAAAAAATGTCTAttcattgacataaaaaattgcACATCTTTCTCAATGTCTTGTTACAGCCATAATTAATCATTCAaaccattctttctttcttaaaccCTAATTAATTATTACCAAATCCTACATGTGCATATAATCACATTGTTAATCACGTGCCCCCACACCTCACCCTTCCCTACCCTGAAGAGGCAGGCTTATCCTAGACCCTCTCCATTAACTCACGTGCCAAACTCATGGCAACCTCTACTATACGACCCCACCAACCACGGGAAATATCATATCCCTCCAATCCATTTCACCTACTGAGTGCAACTCGATCGAATAAACTACGTACCCTAGGTGCCGTTGGATATGCTTTGCCAAACTCTCCTCCCTGGTCGTATCATATCCTCTCCCAtatctcaaaacaatttttgaagATGAAAAAAGGTACCAACCCCAATATTTTACTTACACTTCCACCGAATATCCCCAGGAAAATTCCTTCTTCAAAACTAATTTATCTTATCTTCTTAATAAATtatctcttccttttctctttataaaCCTTATCACATGttccttcttcctcctcctcctccatgttcCCAGCTGtcttaaatcttaaatttatgCTTAGCTTCTCAAACCCTAcattaattcttcttcttcttcttcttcttcttcttcttatgtaAATAATACTACAAATACTTCTTGAAAAACCTAAAGGGTAAAAcccttttaaaacaaaaataaataatattgaaaaacatgtcAGGTTTTGCAAGGGCGAAACGAGTTACTGACCCCCTCGACGATAAAGCTAAAGCTCGACTCATTGGCTGTCAACTCAGTTGCTTTAGTAGCGGGAGTGAGCACTCAGCTGATCATGACGACTCACCTTGCCTGTCTGACCTCGTTCACGGCTTTCTTGAAGAGGAAGACTCCGGTTTTGCTCACGCGTCAACTAATGGTCACGGATCAGATTCAGAACGTGTCGACTTAGTCGCCGACTGTACTGACTTCGTCGTAGACATGATCAGATCAAGCAGTAACGATAATTTATTGTTCGCTCATGTTTCGAAAGCGATGGAGGAGTTTTCGTGTttgagaaatcatcaaagaCCTGTTTTGCGGCGCAAAGTGATGTTGTTTTTGAGAGAATTAGGTCACAATGCAGCGATCTGCAAGACTAAATGGGAGTCCTCTGGTGGCGGCTTGACCGCCGGCAGCTACGAGTTTATCGACGTGGTGGTGCAATCGAAATCCTCCGCATTGCAGAACCGTTACGTAGTGGATCTCGATTTCGCTTCTCAATTCGAGATCGCGAGGCCTACAAGCCAGTACTTGAAGCTTCTGCACCATCTTCCTCGTGTTTTCGTAGGCAAAAGTGAGGATTTGAAGACGATCGTGAGGAGCATAAGTGACGCCGCTAAGAGATCTTTGAAGAGCAGAGAACTCTCCTTGCCTCCTTGGAGAAAAAACCGTTACATGCAAAACAAGTGGTTCGGTCCGTACCTCCGGACTGTCAATCCCCTACCTACGAACTCCTTCACACCGCCACCGTCAGTCAACGTTGTGAAATGCAGGCGCGTAGGCTTCGAAGACGCCGTCAACGGCCGTTTGTTTGTTCGTACGTGATGATTTTGGTTGAAGAGGATTTTTTAGAAAGagaataataattatttctaataataataatatgccaattttgaacatttttatgcggttttttaacttaatttttattttaaatcttggaTATAGCAAAAATACCGTAATTCatgtgaaaatattttcttaatatcgTAATTAGATGAGATTTATGTATCGGCTTTttataatacattttcaaaggtgaatacttcttaaaaaaattattagatgattttaatacttagaatgttaataatattggcaaaaatatttaaataattactaatttgatatttatgaaaattattttaaataacaccctcacaattatattattttaaatttaatactaATTTAAAGGCAAacttataatttgtttgatagttGTATAATAGTTgtttctcaaaatattttttagttaaaaatatattgaaataatttttttattagatttaattttgataccaataaaattaaaaatatctaaaaaaaattaatataaaataaaaaaataaaaattatatatatatttttaaattctttcatAGCACAAAACAAACCGGATAATAGAAGATTGATAACGCGGCAAATGCACGCTGTCTTTGTCGCGGCGAggagttggtttttttatttaaaaagaaagatttatcACGTGCAAACAGGAAGGTTTGTCTGGTAACCTCAGGAGCAAGAAAAAGAGTAATCCTGGCCGTTAGAATATCATAAGGGCCGGAATGAAGATATCCAACGGTGAGTGGAATGGACCTGATAGAATATGGATAAGGATGAGGTGGCAGCGTGATGTGATGGGGATTTGGATATCAGTTCTGATGGTGACATTTTATTGTGATGAGAGATAGCTGGCGATTAATGAGTGGGTACAGGTGGCGTGTAGGAGTGAAAGTTGATGGACGAGGGGGGAACAGAacagaaatgaaaaggagttgacgAGTTTGGATAAGGTTTTTTATCGCCATGGCTAAAGATTGACAGGGGCTCAAAGAATCAGCCAAGTGGGGGGCACCgatgaaagaaaaaagctaTGTGTTGTGGCGTTCTGTGCTTAACTCTTCGCCGTCCATGGCAACAAATTAATGGAAGTTAGCTGATTATAATTTCTGGGACATCAATAACGTCTCTGTCTGCATGATTCTGCAGTGGCAGCAAACATGTTTGCTCGTCGGAGCAGTCAGTTACCATGGCAAGGCCAGGTTAAAGAGTTGCATTTGTATTATTGGACTCTGTTAGAGCTGCAGAAGCACCCACTGAACTCAAATCCATGAAAGATGGAGATGTCTTAGGGTAGAAGACTCCCCTTTTCGCCATAGAATGAAGTAAGTTTTCTAGCTGGGGGGGCTTTCACATGGAGCAAGGATATCCGACTACACATAAAGTTAGAATACATGGTCTGAAAGTGCTCTGGATTGTTAATATATCAATCATCGTGATAATTTCCTTTCAGAGGTTGATTGATTTATCAGTCAACTACCTTTATTGGTTTgccaaattataaataaagctAAAGACGTGGGAAAACACTGTTTTTCTGCACCGATGAGAgcgttgtgtttttttttaatctaattcttataaaatgtatttattagaataaataatttattttaatttatctttatataattattgtaatataaaaaatatttcaatattaaattaatattaaaaaaatatctcgtggtataatttattttataaaaaatttaattaaataaaaataattgcaaaagaGATTTGCGGGTTTAAAGTGTTGACTCGAATTATCCCATTCACGAGTTTAGTGGTTTTAcccatcaaatttaatattttttttttattttactcttattcaatattggattgattgagaagtgaaatttatagtttattttttcctatcttctatagggttattacgatctcaaataaatattttttttagagttgatacaaaattttaaaaacatctaatattattataaaactaaataaaaataatttataaaaataacaaaattattaaaatcattaaagttCATGATACAGGTTGTAGGATGACTGAGATCAATCCAATCTGGTAttgtcttataaaaaaattattgttttaaagtttttttaaaaaaattatgtcatatttttaccaattatctaagttattttttaatttattaaattaaataatttattttaaatcaaattctacctgatttaatttaaaattcaagttgGATAAAGAATCAAAATCTAACTgcttgttaaaatttaataattaaaataaataaatttatactcaacatttttttaagtttagaaaatagaaaagaaaaaagaaggctGCCCCGCAAGAGAGCATGACTGAATGTACTCGTATTCTTCTAATTCAAGGAAACTTCCAACAAGAAGATTAAACGTTTCAATCAGAATAATAAGATTGGCAAAATTTTAGCCCTTCTGTAAATTGTCGGCTAATCTCAACATCCATCAAACTCCTTTGGTTAGCTCATTGGACACAACACAGTTGTTTCATGCTTTCAGTTTTGCAGCTCAACTCAGGCCTTCAGTTTTTTTACCTGCAAGAAGGGAACTACGATGTCCAGTGAAGGCATAAATACCAGAATGTGAcgaaaaattgtaattgaaagaaatgaatgaatCTATAGGATGCAtcatatctctctttttttctctctaaaataaaCAGGGATAACAATTTAATCCGAGATGGCAACCCGACCCGAATGAATATGTGTTTTAAATAATGAGTAAGATATAAATATTGTCAAATTCAATCCAAAACATGCCCGAACCtaaccaaaatatatatttttattatataaatatatttgtagagtatttagcttttttttttaatataacatgatATATACATGtcttaatattaacataaaacatgtatatataaataatatttatcgttttatcatttaatatacatatacatcaaacacatactattttattttttattaattaataaataataacaaataataaataatttataaatatctaaatttcttactggaaataataaataataagtacgaaataaatatcaagaaattcaagaaattcGGCCGGCGGTGTCATCATCATCCCTGAAAATAACCGTTCAACATTGCAAATACATTACAAATGATGGCCATTCCAAATTTCTATAACCATggtaaaattttttattaacaagaaACAACCATGAACGAGCCCAAAGGCAAATTTAACCGTAATAAACTATTATGTGCAGACATGTAGATATAGATAAGCTCGTATGCACTTGAATGAATTGCATGAATGACAGTAAAGCATAAAGTGATTACTGAATGATGACTGGCCAGCCAAAGTTGATTGCCACATGCTAAGGGACTTTGGTTGCTAGAACAGTAAAACGCACCCGACTTTATGGAGCCACTTGCCCAGTTAATTAGTGTGAGGATCTCTTTTACGCAAAGTGAATCCTAAATCAGCATTCTCTACTTCTCTGCCAATATAATCACCATCGGTGGATgttcttttcaaaattgatcAAACCATCAGTTTACTTGGACGTGAACAGCAATCACACCACACTCTTACTCTTGAAAGAACATGCTCAAATGAATTCAGCTGTCAAATTCTTCTT
The DNA window shown above is from Populus trichocarpa isolate Nisqually-1 chromosome 4, P.trichocarpa_v4.1, whole genome shotgun sequence and carries:
- the LOC7470449 gene encoding uncharacterized protein LOC7470449, which produces MSGFARAKRVTDPLDDKAKARLIGCQLSCFSSGSEHSADHDDSPCLSDLVHGFLEEEDSGFAHASTNGHGSDSERVDLVADCTDFVVDMIRSSSNDNLLFAHVSKAMEEFSCLRNHQRPVLRRKVMLFLRELGHNAAICKTKWESSGGGLTAGSYEFIDVVVQSKSSALQNRYVVDLDFASQFEIARPTSQYLKLLHHLPRVFVGKSEDLKTIVRSISDAAKRSLKSRELSLPPWRKNRYMQNKWFGPYLRTVNPLPTNSFTPPPSVNVVKCRRVGFEDAVNGRLFVRT